The window CCCAAAGCGCGGGCGGCGTCGTTTTCATTTAACTTTTCTTTCAACAAAAGCCGCGCGGCGATCAATTGCCGCAAGCTGCGGCCCATCAGCGACAGCACCGCCAGCGGCGATTGTCCCTGGTCGATCATCTCCTTGACGATCCGCAGCGCCTCGGCCGTCCGCCGTTCGGTGATCAGGTCGAACAACTCGTAAAAGGTCTGTTCCTTTACCGACGCCATCACCGCCGTCAAATCGTCGACCCGAACCGGCTTGCCCCCCGCGTGCAGAGCCGCCTTTTCCAGCTCGCGCGCCACGGCCGCCAGGTCGGTGCCGACGGCGTGAATCAGATACGCGCCCGCCTCGGCGTCCAACTCGACTTTCATTTCGCGGGCGATCGCCTGCACCCACGGCCGCATCCGGTTTTCGTAAAGCCGTTCGAACTCCAGCACCAACCCGGATTTTTTCGCCAGCTTGGTCAGTTTGGCCCGGCCGTCGATTTTTTCGGCGAGCAGCACCAGGACGGTGAAATCGGCGGGCGATTCGAGGTAATCGGTCAACGCTTCCTGATCTTTCGCCTTGGCTTTGTGCCATTGATTGAGAATAATCAGGCGATGTTTGGACATCATCGGCAGACTGTTGGCCAGCCGCGGCACGTCGGCCAGGTTATCGTCACCGACCTGAAACACGTCGGTGTTCAGATCGGCCATCGCGCCCAGCGGCACCGCCGCGGTGATTCGCCGGCGGGCAAGATCCAACTGATAGGATTGCGGCCCGGCCACCAGGTAGACCGGCTTCAGCCCTTCGGCCAGACTTTTTTCCAGCGCCTCGATCGACATGCTCATTCAAACCCGTCGAAAATGCGGTCGTGAACATCGGCCGAAACTTCGCGCGCCAACCAGTCGATCGCCGCCGTTTTGTTGGCCTCGCTTTCGAAAATATCGGCCACGGCGCGATACTCGCGGACCTTGACGAGGTTGTCGTCCGACCATAGCACGACTTGATCGCGATCGATCAACCGGATCGACACCCGCAGTTGCGCCCGGTACTCGACGGCGTAATCGCTGGTCGAGAAGGAGATCGGCGCGGTTTTAAACTTGGTGACCGTGCCCAGCAAAACGGCGTCGGCCTGGTCGGCGTCGGCCAGGCTGACCCACCCGCTTTCCGCGAAACGGCGGCGCAGTTCGTCGGTCAGCTTGGCTTCCAGCCCTGGTTCCATGGTGTCGTTTTTCAGAACGGGGATCGCCAAGCGCTTGATTTGCGGAGGCAAGTTATTGCCCGGGCGGGCCAGATGGTAACCGCACCCGGCCAGCAGGAGGCCGGCCGTGAAAGACAAGAGGACAATAAAGAAACGGGAACCGGCAAAACGCCGGTTCCCGTGGGGTTTATGCAACGTGACTGCCGAACGGCTCACTGTTGTTGCGGTTTGAAGGGCTTCCAATCGACGGTGTTGTCCTTCATTTTCCAGATCACGACCGCTTCTTTGGTTTCGTTGTTTTCGACGTAATTGACGAGCCACCAAATCTCGCTCTTTTCGATGTTGAAGGGAGCGATCGGCTTGGTAAAGTAGGCGGTATCGTTGAATTCCTTCGCCGCGGTGTTCATGATTTTGGAAAAATCCATACCGAGCTTTTTATCCTGGGAACGCTTGTAGACCACTTTTTCGTCGGTAACGACATAGACATCCATCAACGTGAATTTACCCTGCCAGACCGACACTTGATATTGCAGATTGTTCAGGCCGTTCGCGTCCCATTTGGCGGACACATAGTTCAGATTCATTCCGGCCGGACATTTGTGGTAGGTGCCGAAGGGAATTTTTTTCAGGCTGAAATCGCGGACCTCGGCCGAAGCCAGGCCAGCCAAGGAAATCGCCAGTGCCACGATGGTCAAGCATACAAAAACTTTACGCATTTCCATTCTCCCGCGGGCGTTTAACTTTTGATTTCTCGTGCCCGAACTTTCTAATGGAATTAGCCGCCGCTGTCAACTCAATAATAGACGATCAGCCCCGCCGCCGCGCCGCCGTGCGACATCTCCAGACGGGTCTCTTTCGACGCCCGGGGTATTTCCAACCGGTACTCGGTAGCAGAAGCAAATTGATACCGGCCGACGAGAAAAACACCGACCCAATCGGTGATTCGCACGTCCAGGCCGACCTCGCCGCCATAGACGGCCAACCAGTCATGTCCGTTGACGGTCAACTCGTCGTGCTTGAGCGGAATGGGGCTGTCGATGTCCTCGGGTTCCATCCGATAACTCAGGTAAATCGTGCCGCCGATCGCGCCGATGAACGGATTTACCCGGTAACGCGGTAGAATTTCGGCATAAACGCCGGCCAGCAGCGGCGTAGCAGTGGCCGTGTTGATCCGGCGATAGCTTGCGTAACCGAGCGCGGCATCCTGTTTGTAATAGCCCATCAGGTACCCCGACTGCAGGGAAACCGCGAGCCAGGGAATGGGGTGGTATTTGAACCCGAGCGTCCCGCCGTAAAGGTATCCGAAGGCGTCGAACGTTTCCTCGGCCAATGGATAGTAGAGGGTCGGCGCCAATTGAAAACTGGCCCGCCGGACGAACGGCTTAGGAGCCGATTCGGGTGTGGCGACGACGACTTCCCCGCCCTCTTCCGCCTGCGGCGTTGCCGTCTCGGCGGGAGGAGCGGGTGGCTCGGCTTCGGTCGGAGCGGGCTCGGTCACCGTGATGACCTCCGACGAATCATCCGACACCGGCGGTGTTTCTTCGCCGGGAAGTGCCGGCGGCTGGTCGGCCGGCGGCGTTTCCACGGGGGCGGGAGGCGGCGGCTGATCGACCGGCAGCGGTGTCGTTTCCTCCTCGGGTGGCGGCGTCGCCTCGCCGCTTTCATCGCCCGAATCCTGGGCCCAGGCCGCCGAAAACAGGAGGGAAATCGCCACCGCCAACAACAAGGCGAGCAACCGATTGGCTTTATCCGGCAAGCGTTGCGGCACGTCGTTCCCCTCTTCCCGCCAGGGTTCGCTCAACCGAGCGGGATCTCGACCTGAAAAAATTTATGATCGTAATGCGGAATGATGGCCTTCGCCTTGATCGCCGCGACCAAAGACGCCGCATCGACAACTTGAGCCGGCAGGTTGGTCGAACATTTTCCCAACACCGAGACTTCATGGGCGTCGCTGCCGCCGCTCATCGCCAGGCCGAAATCGTTGGCGACCCGCATCAGATTTTGGAAATAGCCGGTTTTCAACAACCCCTGCCGGTTGAGGTTGATCATGGTGCCGTTGAACAGTTCCAGGCCGTCGACGTGCGACGCCACCGATTCCACCTCGGGCAGGTGCGACACTTCGTATACTTTCGCTCGCTGGTTGACGAACGGATGCGCCCAGATCACGGCGGAGCGGTCGCGGCCGCCCAGGTCGCCGATTGAATTCAATTTTTCGGGGATCGAGCGGAGAAAATCCTCGTCGGCCGAAAAGACCAGAAAATCGCCCTCGGCGGTGCGGATTTCCAAGCCGCAGACCACCGTGGTCGCCGGCAACAGCCGCCGCAATTCAAGGCAGCTTTCGATCGTGCCGAAATCGGTGATCGTGGCCAAGGTGCGCGGTTCGTTTTGCAGGAAGGCCGCGACATCGCTCACCGCGACTTTCGAGGTCGTCGAGCGATTGCTGTGAATGTGCAGATCGACCTGCGGCATGCGGTTTTTATCCCTGGAGTTGCGCCCTGGCCTTGGCGACCAGGCCGCCGAAGTCCTCGATGCGCCAATTGCCGTCGATTCGGATCAATTTGACCTTGACCGTCGCCTCGGTCTTGCTGTCCTCGCCGAACGACATCGGATCGAGCGTGAGGTTATCGCCTTTAATGAGGTGAACCTTGATCGTCGCCTTGTCGCCATCGATTTCCGGCTGGCCGACGATCTCGGCCTTTTTCATCCGGATCAAGTCGAGGTAGGCGCAGATTTCGGTGTTGGCGTTACCGGTCAGAAACAGTTGGCGCAGCCGGGCGCGCGCTTCCTGGTAACGGCGCGCTTTAGCCGGATCTTTTTCCGGCGCGCGGTTGGCGGCCTGGAAATCCTGGTCGAGCGCCACATTCAACGCGGCGAAGAAGGCGAACAGGGCGCTTTCCGGCGCGCTTTGATCGGCGGGAATATCCGGCGCGGTGGCGGCGGGTTGGGCCGCGCCAGGGGCGGCGTTGGGAGCCGCGGCGTCCGCGGGCGCCGGCGACGCGCCGGCCGCCAGTTGCTCCGCCGTTTTTTTCTCACCACCGCAGGCGGCGACGACGACCACGAGAAACAAGACGATCCAGAGCCGTTTCATGGAATTTCCTTTGCGTCAGCCCGTTCCGGCACGTTGTATTGCGATGCGTTGAAATCAATCACCGGTTCGTCCGCTCGTCAATAGCGCGCCGGCGACGGTCATTTTCGCATTTCGCGGGGAGCGCGACAATCGACCGGCCGCTTATTCGGCCGCGGCCAGGTCGCCCAGCTCAAAGGCCTTGGCGTTGGTCGCCCGGAATTTTTCCGGCACGGCTTCGATGACGACCCGGCGCACGGCCTCCTTTTCCACCGGCAAAGAGCGGGCGTGCGTCATCGCGCCCATGAGTACGGCGTTAACCGCCATGGCGTTGCCGGCCTGTTCCGCCAGCGCGGTCGCGTCCAGGGCGATCACCCGGCCGACCGCTGCGCGCACCTGATCCAGTATTTTTTCCAGCGGCGGGTACTTGCCTTGGCCGATCGTCACCGTGAACGGCACGATGGGCCGGGTGTTGATCACCGCCACCGTCTTGCGCGAACAGTACGGCAAGGCCCGCAAGGCCTCGAGCGGCTCGAAGGCCAGCAGAATGTCGGCGTCGCCCCGGCCGATCAGCGGGCTCTTGGCCCCGCCGATCAAAACAGTGCTTTCGACCACACCGCCGCGTTGGCTCATGCCGTGCACCTCGGAGACCGTGACGGGCAGACCGGCCGCCAGGGCCGCTTCGCCGAGCAGCCGGCTGGCCGTCAGGCTGCCCTGCCCGCCCACGCCGCAGATGTAGACTCGCGTGTTGCCATCGGGTTTCATGAGCTTGCCTCTTTCGTCAACAAGGACACCGGGACGATGGCGCCATTGGGGCAGACCTGGACGCAGGCGCCGCAGCCGTCGCAAAGAATCGGATTGATCTGAATCCGGCCGTTGTCCTGGTAAAACGCCGGACAACCGAAATTGTCGAGGCAATTGTGGCAAGCCGCGCAAAGCCCGCAGGCCAGGCAGCGGTCCGCCTCGCGCTTGGCGTCGGCCTCGCTGAGCGAGCCCTCCACCTCCGCGAAGCCGCCGACGGCTTCCGCTACCGGCAGCGACGGCGCATGGCGGCGCGGTTCCGGTGTCAAACCGACCGGTCGATAACGCGATTCGGCCAGCATGGACTCGCGATCGCGCCAGGCTTCGCGAACGACCTTTTCCGGCTGCTCGGCCAGCGCGCGGTCGATGCCGTACGCGGCGTATTTGCCCCATTGCAGGGCCGCCACGACGCTCGCCGGACCGGTGACGGCGTCGCCGCCGCCGAAGACGAACGGATCGGCGGTCGCGCCGGTTTGCGGATCGGCCTGTATCCGTCCCCAGCGATCGACCAGTTTTTCGCCAAGGCCGGTCAGGCTCTCGTCCGCCA is drawn from Myxococcales bacterium and contains these coding sequences:
- a CDS encoding LptE family protein, with amino-acid sequence MPPQIKRLAIPVLKNDTMEPGLEAKLTDELRRRFAESGWVSLADADQADAVLLGTVTKFKTAPISFSTSDYAVEYRAQLRVSIRLIDRDQVVLWSDDNLVKVREYRAVADIFESEANKTAAIDWLAREVSADVHDRIFDGFE
- the iorB gene encoding indolepyruvate ferredoxin oxidoreductase subunit beta, translating into MKPDGNTRVYICGVGGQGSLTASRLLGEAALAAGLPVTVSEVHGMSQRGGVVESTVLIGGAKSPLIGRGDADILLAFEPLEALRALPYCSRKTVAVINTRPIVPFTVTIGQGKYPPLEKILDQVRAAVGRVIALDATALAEQAGNAMAVNAVLMGAMTHARSLPVEKEAVRRVVIEAVPEKFRATNAKAFELGDLAAAE
- the holA gene encoding DNA polymerase III subunit delta, with product MSMSIEALEKSLAEGLKPVYLVAGPQSYQLDLARRRITAAVPLGAMADLNTDVFQVGDDNLADVPRLANSLPMMSKHRLIILNQWHKAKAKDQEALTDYLESPADFTVLVLLAEKIDGRAKLTKLAKKSGLVLEFERLYENRMRPWVQAIAREMKVELDAEAGAYLIHAVGTDLAAVARELEKAALHAGGKPVRVDDLTAVMASVKEQTFYELFDLITERRTAEALRIVKEMIDQGQSPLAVLSLMGRSLRQLIAARLLLKEKLNENDAARALGTTPWLAKKTLLQAKTFSQQALRDGLLALARFDLLLKDGRSNERAILERLILDLCRRR